Part of the Oscillospiraceae bacterium genome is shown below.
GTTGAATAAAAAATTTCGGGAAAAGTCATAGCGGCTAAAACTGCGTATGGAATATAAGAAAAAAAGGAATTTATAAAATTACTTTCTATTTCCTTTTTAAAGAATGTAAGTGGTAACATTCTTATTAAATATGTAACAATTGACATCACAAAAATACAAATTAAAATTCTCTGATAATTCATTTTCTTATAGGGAAAAAATATGCACAAACTGCTGATGAAACAATTGATGCAATTATTATTACCCATCCTCCTGACAGTAAATTTAAAAATGGAGTGTACTTAAATATACAACTTATAAGGACTGAAATTCCTATTGCATAAAAGTAAGGTTTGTGTTTTTTAGCGGGCGGAATTATGATTGCTATAAACATTCCATAAATAGCAATAGACAAAGCAGTCC
Proteins encoded:
- a CDS encoding AzlD domain-containing protein, whose product is MNYQRILICIFVMSIVTYLIRMLPLTFFKKEIESNFINSFFSYIPYAVLAAMTFPEIFYSTGNFISALFGGITAVFLAFKNKSMLTVALSSCLVVFIVEKIMNII